One window from the genome of Phocoena phocoena chromosome 15, mPhoPho1.1, whole genome shotgun sequence encodes:
- the IL27 gene encoding interleukin-27 subunit alpha, translating into MGQTAGDLGWRLSLLLLSLLLARAGVWGFPRPPGRPLRSLQELQREFKVSLHLSRKLLSEVRVQARDFAESHLPGVNLDLLPLGEQLRNVSLTFQAWRGLSDPERLRFLSMTLHPFHTLLGGLGSQGFWTSSERLQLWAMRLDLRDLQQHLRFQVLAAGFNLPEEEEENEEGEGLLPGALGSPLQMSAQVSWPWLLYTYQSLHSLEIVLSRAVRDLLLLSQAGNPAQALGFPTPSSQP; encoded by the exons ATGGGCCAGACGGCAGGCGACCTTGGCTGGC GGCTCAGCCTTTTGCTACTCTCCTTGCTCCTGGCTCGAGCTGGTGTCTGGGGATTCCCGAGGCCCCCAGGGAGGCCCCTCCGGAGCCTGCAGGAGTTGCAGAGGGAGTTCAAGGTCAGCCTGCATCTCTCCAGGAAGCTGCTCTCCGAGGTTCGGGTCCAGGCCCGTGACTTT GCTGAATCTCACCTGCCAGGAGTGAACCTGGACCTTCTGCCCCTGGGAGAGCAGCTCCGCAACGTTTCCCTGACCTTCCAGGCCTGGCGTGGCCTCTCT GACCCAGAAAGACTCCGCTTCCTCTCCATGACACTTCACCCCTTCCATACCCTGTTGGGAGGGCTGGGGAGCCAGGGGTTCTGGACCAGTTCAGAGAGGTTGCAGCTGTGGGCCATGAGGCTGGATCTCCGAGATTTGCAGCAGCATCTCCGCTTCCAG GTGCTGGCTGCAGGATTCAACCTccctgaggaggaggaggagaatgaggagggggaggggctgctccCAGGGGCTCTGGGCAGTCCCTTGCAGATGTCAGCCCAGGTGTCCTGGCCCTGGCTCCTCTACACCTACCAGTCGCTACACTCCTTGGAAATTGTCTTGTCTCGGGCGGTGAGGGACCTGCTGCTGCTTTCCCAGGCTGGGAACCCAGCCCAGGCCTTGGGGTTCCCCAcacccagctcccagccctga
- the NUPR1 gene encoding nuclear protein 1: MATIPRAASPSRQPPGPEDEDPNLDEYDLYSLAHSYLGVGGRKGRTKREAAANTNRHSPGGHERKLVTKLQNTERKKRGARP; encoded by the exons ATGGCCACCATCCCGAGAGCAGCCAGCCCGTCCAGGCAGCCCCCAGGCCCAGAGGATGAAGACCCCAACCTGGATGAGTATGACCTCTACAGCCTGGCTCATTCTTACCTGG GAGTGGGAGGCCGGAAAGGTCGCACCAAGAGAGAAGCCGCCGCCAATACCAACCGTCACAGCCCTGGTGGGCATGAGAGGAAGCTGGTGACCAAGCTCCAGAACACGGAGCGGAAAAAGCGAGGGGCACGGCCCTGA
- the APOBR gene encoding apolipoprotein B receptor: MDFLRLHLPGLHQALRGALESFSTFVSYLTGDDVPTAERREACAAEELREVAARSLGGKVEEEAQEAVEGLGGSQSKGDGGLRGPGEAGRCQEESSATEQTWGGGQGSSHGSQADRQDTGAWEAATATRCQHSSIPLEPRRKSEAGSEAGRDRSSQAQESQQPDEQEVKREETLRTWEREEEEEEVRATEPGVAGGAESEGTWHKELERTASVDGQKVAEGRKESEQGVDETAAEEIQGPGAKGAGREEEVVVVRGGRSTRAQGTQEPGAESEDRETSGREQADLPGVGETEHGAIPGERIPEGTGRVWALEETSKGGQEEEEVDENREAEVSLFPKQTQALGTERVEEAAEDQAAEREAEEGQESEAEGGEGFEGQADQAEGEAVERQDSEIRAAQTSLKEGVQAEDAEQQQKSCWAAVAELLQDKAANEAEGDVDLEATPEARPKKEFSGESGEEEAQARGEALEVGWGGLEHRVTEGQEPELVGGPQTPTEQLEEGQACKEELCSVPALSREETERSLEEYPRNVGYVEPHSSVVEAWEDRRRDVERGNTQEEKADAEEGKEEATGGQAPVAEAEGGRESARPEVPEAGGEWMKVKEAWCGAEEGEAPGAENQELGGRQGAEAGTVQSLGESDATETKEEEVEAAVPWGADRTSRRGWRLEAEPLSLQDSNDMETNSSATEIVEDKAALDGRAPGTRDRPGREAEEAFGRDWDSEGREEAGGGEDLVVAAEGEKTGGQEFGLEGSAEEEAPGRGGQAEASEATREGEPGGQQAEVEESAVAEGSWGMDGVTSGSQVVRVEGLPGGHTLWEEEAGGWQATEQGQSSEGQHGDKHPEEEAQRPLVVEDIEVTGDQKAEAEEIDPEGLEDVQGQEDQSTNQDPAEAEPGQCRDAHSSWSEALLPGALLDVSVPRSRALLSRSSSQRRSRPSFRRHPAPEQPQEPPSPPPEEELVAPEQRLLEPEHAPEPSSSSPEGTPLPSRGPLGQRFGLAHPGMMQELRARLGQPKPQ; encoded by the exons atGGATTTCCTCCGGCTACATCTCCCTGGGCTGCATCAGGCCTTGAGGGGGGCACTG gagtctttCAGCACCTTTGTCTCCTACCTTACGGGAGATGATGTCCCCActgcagagaggagggaggcgTGTGCGGCTGAGGAACTGCGGGAGGTGGCTGCAAGGAGCCTTGGGGGGAAGGTAGAGGAGGAAGCCCAGGAGGCCGTGGAGGGCCTCGGAGGCAGCCAAAGCAAGGGGGATGGAGGGCTGAGAGGGCCTGGGGAGGCTGGAAGATGCCAGGAGGAAAGCTCAGCTACAGAACAGACCTGGGGTGGGGGACAAGGCAGCTCCCATGGGTCTCAAGCAGATAGGCAGGACACTGGGGCCTGGGAGGCAGCCACGGCCACTAGATGCCAGCATTCAAGTATCCCCCTGGAGCCCAGAAGGAAATCTGAGGCAGGGTCTGAGGCTGGTCGAGACAGGAGTAGCCAAGCCCAGGAGAGTCAGCAGCCCGATGAGCAGGAAGTGAAGAGAGAGGAGACACTGAGAACCTGGGaacgggaggaggaggaggaagaggtcaGGGCAACAGAGCCAGGGGTGGCTGGAGGGGCGGAGTCAGAGGGGACCTGGCACAAGGAGCTTGAGCGGACGGCGAGTGTTGACGGGCAAAAGGTGGCAGAGGGCAGAAAGGAATCAGAGCAGGGGGTTGATGAGACAGCTGCAGAGGAGATCCAGGGGCCTGGGGCcaaaggggctgggagggaagaagaggtggTAGTGGTGAGGGGTGGCCGAAGCACAAGGGCACAGGGGACACAGGAGCCAGGGGCAGAATCTGAGGACAGGGAAACCTCAGGCAGGGAGCAGGCTGACctcccaggggttggggagacTGAACATGGGGCAATCCCAGGAGAAAGGATCCCAGAGGGTACTGGGAGAGTCTGGGCCCTAGAGGAGACCTCCAAGGgaggccaggaggaggaggaggtagaTGAGAATAGAGAGGCTGAAGTGAGCCTCTTCCCCAAACAGACCCAGGCCCTGGGAACCGAGAGAGTGGAAGAAGCGGCCGAGGACCAGGCAGCAGAGAGGGAAGCTGAGGAAGGTCAGGAGTCAGaggcggagggaggggagggctttGAGGGCCAGGCAGATCAGGCTgagggagaggctgtggagaggcAAGACTCAGAGATCAGGGCTGCTCAAACCAGTCTCAAGGAGGGGGTGCAGGCAGAGGACGCCGAGCAACAGCAGAAGAGTTGCTGGGCTGCGGTGGCTGAGCTCCTCCAGGACAAAGCAGCAAATGAGGCTGAAGGTGATGTTGACTTGGAGGCAACGCCAGAGGCCAGGCCCAAGAAGGAGTTCAGCGGAGAGAGTGGTGAGGAAGAGGCTCAGGCCAGGGGAGAAGcactggaggtggggtggggtggcctTGAGCACAGGGTCACTGAAGGCCAAGAACCTGAGCTGGTGGGAGGCCCCCAGACCCCCACAGAGCAACTTGAGGAAGGGCAGGCATGTAAGGAAGAACTCTGCAGCGTTCCAGCCCTGagcagagaggagacagagaggagcCTGGAGGAATATCCCAGGAACGTGGGGTATGTAGAACCTCACAGCTCTGTGGTGGAAGCCTGGGAAGACAGAAGAAGGGATGTGGAGAGAGGGAACACCCAGGAGGAAAAAGCAGATGctgaagaggggaaggaggaggctaCAGGAGGCCAGGCACCGGTGGCGGAGGCTGAAGGAGGCCGAGAGTCTGCACGACCAGAGGTCCCAGAGGCAGGCGGGGAGTGGATGAAAGTAAAGGAAGCCTGGTGtggagcagaggagggggaggCCCCTGGAGCAGAGAACCAGGAGCTGGGTGGAAGGCAGGGAGCAGAAGCAGGGACCGTCCAGTCATTGGGAGAGTCAGACGCCACAGAGaccaaggaggaggaggtggaggccgCCGTGCCCTGGGGGGCAGACAGAACATCCAGGcgaggctggaggctggaggcagAGCCTCTGAGTCTCCAGGACAGCAATGACATGGAGACAAATTCTTCGGCTACCGAGATCGTGGAGGATAAGGCAGCTCTGGATGGAAGGGCTCCTGGGACTAGGGACAGGCCCGGCAGAGAGGCTGAGGAAGCGTTCGGGAGAGACTGGGAttcagaagggagagaggaagccgGTGGAGGTGAGGACCTGGTAGTGGCTGCAGAGGGGGAGAAAACAGGTGGGCAGGAGTTTGGCCTGGAGGGCTCAGCAGAGGAGGAGGCACCTGGCAGAGGTGGCCAAGCAGAGGCTTCTGAGGCCACTCGGGAGGGTGAGCCCGGGGGACAGCAGGCTGAGGTGGAGGAATCCGCAGTAGCAGAAGGAAGCTGGGGGATGGATGGCGTTACCTCGGGCTCCCAGGTGGTGAGGGTAGAGGGCCTCCCAGGAGGGCACACACTGTGGGAAGAAGAGGCTGGAGGATGGCAAGCGACAGAGCAGGGGCAAAGCAGTGAGGGGCAGCACGGGGACAAGCACCCCGAGGAAGAGGCACAAAGGCCCCTTGTGGTGGAGGATATCGAGGTGACTGGAGACCAAAAGGCAGAGGCTGAGGAGATTGATCCAGAAGGCCTGGAGGACGTCCAGGGCCAAGAGGACCAGTCAACCAACCAGGACCCCGCAGAGGCTGAGCCTGGACAATGCAGGGATGCTCACAGCAGCTGGAGTGAG GCCTTGCTCCCCGGGGCTCTCCTGGACGTCTCTGTCCCGAGGAGCCGAGCCCTCCTCTCCCGCAGCTCCTCACAGCGCCGCTCCCGGCCCTCTTTCCGACGGCACCCCGCCCCTGAGCAACCGCAGgagcctcccagccccccaccggAGGAAGAGCTGGTAGCCCCCGAACAGAGACTTCTCGAGCCAGAGCACGCCCCGGAGCCAAGCTCCTCCAGCCCTGAAGGGACTCCATTGCCATCCAGAGGGCCCCTGGGACAGAG GTTTGGCCTGGCACACCCTGGCATGATGCAGGAGCTGCGAGCCAGGTTGGGCCAGCCAAAGCCCCAGTGA